Proteins encoded within one genomic window of candidate division WOR-3 bacterium:
- a CDS encoding NUDIX hydrolase has protein sequence MKNLKRKLVYEGLIFKVWQEEYEIESHTLKRDIVEFPETCAVLPIIEEDAILITQFRYPLKKEILEIPAGKIDPGETPEEAAKRELMEEIKMKPEKLIKIGAFYLTPGYSTERIHIYIGENLKDASLPEDLGENIKIQRMPLTKLMDLMNKGEIEDAKTLLALLYYFYFYWKK, from the coding sequence ATGAAGAACTTAAAAAGGAAACTGGTTTATGAGGGGCTAATCTTTAAGGTATGGCAAGAAGAATACGAAATTGAGTCCCATACCTTAAAGCGAGATATCGTCGAGTTTCCAGAGACCTGTGCTGTTCTGCCAATAATTGAAGAGGATGCTATACTGATTACCCAATTTAGATATCCACTAAAGAAAGAAATCCTGGAGATTCCAGCAGGTAAGATCGATCCCGGTGAAACACCAGAAGAAGCGGCAAAGAGGGAATTGATGGAAGAGATTAAAATGAAACCCGAAAAGCTGATAAAGATCGGTGCTTTTTACCTTACTCCCGGATACTCTACCGAAAGGATACACATTTATATAGGGGAAAACCTCAAAGATGCATCCCTGCCAGAAGATCTTGGCGAAAACATTAAGATACAGAGAATGCCTCTTACAAAACTTATGGATTTAATGAATAAAGGCGAAATCGAAGATGCTAAAACTCTTCTTGCCCTTCTTTACTATTTCTATTTTTATTGGAAAAAGTGA
- a CDS encoding POTRA domain-containing protein has translation MLKHILIALLFGKTLIVGKVKIEGVKALSQSEIKSILRMSRGDKYYPPLFNSYKQRLLDEIKDRGYFDAKIIDEKVTEENEKVYIYLKIKEGTRYILSGIQTSWESSDTLFFRKTMNILYFRIPIPYSSDLLAKKETEALDFLRNQGYLKASIERAVIRDSIRKTCTVIWKIDKGPRYRVDDIQITGNRTVRRAIIEREIKVKTGQFVSPADVMESIQRIYSTGLFKTIYHTYEYQGDSAVKIIFNVEERKNRYIRIQCGVYPFELVNLNLELGHRNLFNNNQNLSLRLENGFEPFTRFENFYTELLYSEPYFLSTPLKYNLKFFGGTSKIDSTSYVGVETYISYYWTRKSRSILGLQWRKFLEGKYSEGVTNKALFSTIFDKRDDQLYPTKGYVMQINFSRAGGILGGNYHFYKYDVGFSSYIKIWKPKGVIALRLSNGNIFPLYSSTIPLIEEFKIGGDGTLRGYKYSQFYSTSFYLVNLELRSTINSKYGLCLLTDIYPQIGGKIYFSAGLGFRYFLPVGNLRVDWAFNPNRFGDRGYFGNLYINLGEMF, from the coding sequence ATGCTAAAGCATATACTCATAGCGCTTCTCTTTGGAAAAACATTAATAGTTGGAAAAGTAAAGATAGAGGGGGTAAAAGCCCTCTCACAGTCAGAGATCAAAAGTATCCTCAGAATGTCAAGGGGGGATAAATATTATCCCCCCTTGTTTAACTCTTACAAGCAAAGATTGCTGGACGAGATAAAGGATCGAGGCTATTTCGATGCCAAAATTATTGATGAAAAGGTTACAGAAGAAAATGAAAAAGTTTACATCTACTTAAAAATCAAAGAGGGCACGAGGTATATCCTAAGTGGCATTCAGACTTCCTGGGAGAGCAGTGATACATTGTTTTTTCGAAAAACGATGAATATTTTATACTTCAGAATACCAATCCCTTATTCCTCAGACCTTTTAGCAAAGAAAGAAACCGAAGCTCTCGATTTCCTGAGAAATCAGGGATACCTAAAGGCCTCAATCGAAAGGGCAGTCATCCGCGATAGCATTAGGAAAACCTGCACTGTAATATGGAAAATTGACAAGGGGCCTCGTTACAGAGTTGACGATATTCAAATCACAGGAAATAGAACGGTAAGGAGGGCAATAATTGAAAGAGAAATTAAGGTTAAAACAGGTCAATTTGTTTCCCCAGCAGATGTCATGGAAAGCATACAAAGAATATATTCTACCGGCCTTTTTAAGACGATTTATCACACTTACGAGTACCAGGGAGATTCCGCAGTTAAAATTATATTCAACGTAGAAGAAAGGAAAAATCGTTACATAAGGATTCAGTGTGGAGTTTATCCCTTCGAGCTTGTTAACCTAAACCTTGAATTAGGGCACAGGAATCTCTTTAACAACAACCAAAATCTAAGTTTAAGATTAGAAAATGGATTTGAGCCATTCACAAGATTCGAGAACTTTTATACTGAACTTCTTTATTCTGAGCCTTATTTTTTAAGCACGCCTTTAAAATACAATCTTAAATTCTTCGGTGGAACATCAAAAATTGACAGTACCTCTTATGTAGGCGTAGAAACTTATATATCTTATTATTGGACACGGAAGAGTAGAAGCATCTTGGGGTTGCAATGGAGAAAATTCTTAGAGGGCAAATATTCCGAGGGGGTGACAAATAAAGCCCTATTTTCTACCATATTTGATAAAAGAGATGATCAGTTATATCCAACAAAAGGGTATGTGATGCAAATAAATTTCTCCAGAGCGGGCGGAATACTGGGGGGCAATTACCATTTTTATAAATACGATGTAGGATTCTCATCATATATTAAGATATGGAAACCCAAGGGGGTTATTGCCTTACGGTTATCTAATGGAAACATTTTTCCTCTTTACTCCTCAACTATACCACTAATAGAAGAGTTTAAAATTGGCGGAGACGGAACCCTAAGAGGGTATAAATATTCCCAGTTTTACAGCACCTCCTTCTATCTTGTTAACCTTGAGCTACGCTCTACAATAAATTCCAAATATGGCCTCTGCCTTTTGACTGACATCTATCCCCAGATCGGAGGCAAAATTTACTTTAGTGCCGGTTTAGGCTTCAGATATTTTTTGCCTGTAGGCAACTTGAGAGTTGATTGGGCCTTTAATCCCAACCGCTTTGGAGATAGGGGATATTTCGGTAACCTTTATATAAACCTTGGTGAAATGTTCTAA
- the hemW gene encoding radical SAM family heme chaperone HemW: MKCSKNKYGLYIHVPFCLSKCPYCHFYSVSIDKKDEFFDIYLRALQEEVARYKSLDFKYETLYVGGGTPNVLSPKELATLLELVHKSFDLGEVKEKSIEVNPENVKKDFIKVIKEFGFNRVSIGVQSFIDEELKLLGRQHTVKDNIRTFHMFREAGFNNINVDLIFAFKGQTLPSFQYSLEQACDLAPEHISTYTMTHEKPARKDLELKDEETAVKMFRLRNKILKAHGFKMYEISNYSKKGFECLHNLKYWLRHYYIGLGPSASGFYLKDGKEIRYTNPSSFLQYSKGIKKIEILNENQKLIEEIFLSLRTKWGLKVKSELLKTIPEELKPYIKVKNNSLFLTEKGMLVADSIALKIYEHYEELKKETGL, encoded by the coding sequence GTGAAATGTTCTAAAAATAAATACGGCCTTTACATCCATGTGCCTTTTTGCTTATCAAAATGTCCATATTGCCATTTTTACTCTGTATCCATAGACAAAAAGGACGAGTTTTTCGACATTTACCTCAGAGCACTGCAAGAAGAAGTTGCAAGATACAAATCCTTAGATTTTAAATACGAAACCCTTTATGTCGGTGGGGGGACACCGAACGTTTTATCCCCAAAGGAGCTGGCTACACTGCTTGAGCTCGTGCACAAGAGCTTTGATTTAGGGGAAGTAAAAGAAAAATCTATTGAAGTCAATCCAGAAAATGTAAAAAAAGATTTTATCAAAGTAATAAAGGAATTCGGCTTTAACAGAGTTAGCATCGGCGTACAAAGTTTCATTGACGAAGAATTAAAACTACTTGGGAGGCAACACACCGTCAAGGACAATATTAGAACTTTCCATATGTTCAGAGAGGCAGGATTTAACAACATTAACGTCGACCTGATCTTTGCCTTCAAAGGGCAAACATTGCCAAGTTTCCAATATTCTCTTGAGCAAGCCTGCGACCTTGCCCCCGAGCACATTTCAACCTATACCATGACCCATGAGAAACCCGCAAGAAAAGACCTTGAACTAAAGGATGAAGAAACGGCAGTCAAAATGTTTCGCTTAAGAAATAAAATTCTGAAAGCACATGGATTCAAAATGTACGAGATCTCAAACTATTCAAAAAAGGGATTTGAATGCCTTCATAATTTAAAATATTGGCTCCGGCACTATTATATAGGTCTTGGACCTTCGGCATCTGGATTCTACCTCAAAGATGGCAAAGAGATTAGATACACAAATCCTTCCTCCTTCCTGCAATATTCCAAGGGGATCAAAAAAATCGAAATTTTAAACGAAAATCAGAAACTTATTGAAGAAATTTTCCTATCTTTGCGAACAAAGTGGGGCTTAAAGGTAAAGAGCGAGCTTTTGAAAACCATTCCAGAAGAATTAAAACCTTACATAAAGGTGAAAAATAATTCGCTATTCCTTACGGAAAAAGGAATGTTGGTTGCAGATTCCATAGCCCTTAAAATATATGAACACTATGAAGAACTTAAAAAGGAAACTGGTTTATGA